In a single window of the Pontibacter russatus genome:
- a CDS encoding TVP38/TMEM64 family protein: MEEEQQGKPYIGTSDIENQHSRGDYQHAPEKTTTAHVKSREGGGDEGKESKWPLIITLLIIAGLVVAYFIFPGFQQELQKAWDVLTSGDEKRISVWVSQFGFWGPLFIVLAMVAQMFLLVINVVALMLVAIIAYGHFWGSIIAIVAVAVASTVGYWIGRSVGEAGVSKLIGRKTERKVTGFVDEYGIWAVVIARISPFLSNDAVSIVAGLARMGYLKFMAATLAGIVPLTVLLAWLGQNNERLKTGLIWVSVVSLVGFIAYIAYDKYFKKEKH; encoded by the coding sequence ATGGAAGAGGAGCAACAGGGTAAACCCTATATAGGCACATCAGATATAGAAAACCAGCACAGCAGGGGAGACTATCAGCACGCACCGGAGAAAACCACCACCGCACACGTAAAAAGCCGGGAAGGCGGGGGGGACGAAGGCAAGGAAAGCAAGTGGCCACTCATCATCACGCTCCTGATTATTGCCGGGCTGGTGGTGGCGTACTTCATTTTTCCCGGTTTTCAGCAGGAACTGCAAAAGGCCTGGGACGTGCTGACGAGCGGGGATGAGAAGCGCATTTCGGTTTGGGTGAGCCAGTTCGGCTTCTGGGGCCCCTTGTTCATTGTGCTGGCCATGGTGGCCCAGATGTTCCTGCTCGTGATAAACGTGGTGGCGCTGATGCTGGTGGCCATAATCGCCTACGGACATTTCTGGGGATCCATAATTGCCATTGTCGCCGTGGCCGTAGCCTCTACGGTAGGTTATTGGATTGGGCGCAGTGTGGGCGAGGCCGGTGTCAGCAAACTTATCGGCCGGAAAACAGAACGCAAGGTAACGGGCTTTGTGGATGAGTACGGCATCTGGGCGGTGGTCATTGCCCGCATCTCGCCCTTCCTGTCGAACGATGCGGTGAGCATTGTAGCGGGCCTGGCCCGTATGGGCTACCTGAAGTTTATGGCGGCCACCCTGGCTGGGATTGTGCCGCTCACGGTGCTGCTTGCCTGGCTCGGGCAGAACAACGAGCGCCTGAAAACAGGGCTTATCTGGGTTTCTGTTGTCAGCCTCGTCGGCTTCATCGCCTATATTGCGTACGACAAATACTTCAAAAAGGAAAAGCACTGA
- a CDS encoding RlpA-like double-psi beta-barrel domain-containing protein yields the protein MFRTKLFAAAFSILVAVAEEFSLFNEASPAQATEQQDAQDETIWKLKAPERTITEIEQPTLETMTVSASVYFPVPGQTDSTPFITADGSRINKENPKKHRWIAVSRDLHSRWGGEISYGDSLQVTGLSNELDGLYIVRDVMNRRIRNRIDILVGKDDKVMGFWDDVQISKLN from the coding sequence ATGTTTAGGACAAAATTATTTGCAGCCGCTTTCTCCATTCTGGTCGCAGTGGCTGAAGAATTTTCCCTATTTAACGAAGCATCCCCGGCACAGGCAACAGAGCAGCAAGACGCACAAGATGAGACCATATGGAAGCTGAAGGCTCCCGAGCGCACCATAACTGAAATCGAGCAACCCACCCTGGAAACCATGACCGTTTCCGCCTCTGTGTATTTCCCCGTGCCGGGGCAGACGGACTCCACCCCGTTTATCACCGCAGATGGCTCGCGCATCAACAAAGAAAACCCCAAAAAGCACCGTTGGATAGCCGTGTCGCGGGACCTGCACAGCCGCTGGGGCGGTGAGATCAGCTACGGCGACTCGCTGCAGGTGACGGGCCTGTCTAATGAACTCGACGGCCTGTACATTGTGCGGGACGTGATGAACCGCCGCATCCGCAACCGCATCGACATACTGGTGGGCAAAGACGACAAAGTGATGGGCTTTTGGGATGACGTCCAAATCTCCAAACTGAACTGA
- a CDS encoding potassium channel family protein, with product MGEKKLPKDPEKKALEKERYELLNRLQDALEMPMVVLGFIWLVLLVVELIWGLSPVLQLTSNIIWGVFIVDFVLKFILAPRKLHFLQHNVLTTISLFVPALRLFRITRAFRLIGTVRATRGLRLVKVVGSINRSMRSLSRAMSRRAFGYVAALTLVVVAAGAAGMYAFENGHGIKTYGEAVWWTVMLLTSIGSDYFPVTPEGRVLCLLLAMYGFAVFGYFTATLATFFIDSDAESDESEVAGARQVQALHQEIRLLREELQTVLQQEQRPPDQNAPPMDI from the coding sequence ATGGGCGAGAAGAAGTTGCCGAAAGACCCCGAGAAGAAGGCGCTGGAGAAAGAGCGCTACGAACTGCTGAACAGGCTGCAGGATGCCCTGGAGATGCCGATGGTGGTGCTGGGCTTTATCTGGCTGGTGCTGCTGGTGGTGGAGCTTATATGGGGCCTGAGCCCGGTGCTGCAACTGACCAGCAACATTATCTGGGGCGTCTTTATCGTCGACTTCGTCCTGAAGTTCATACTGGCGCCCCGCAAACTGCACTTCCTGCAGCACAATGTGCTCACCACCATTTCCCTGTTTGTGCCTGCCCTGCGGCTTTTCCGCATCACGCGGGCGTTCCGGCTGATTGGCACTGTGCGGGCCACGCGCGGCCTGCGCCTGGTGAAGGTGGTGGGCTCCATCAACAGAAGCATGCGCAGCCTGAGCCGGGCCATGTCGCGGCGGGCATTCGGCTATGTGGCTGCCCTCACGCTGGTGGTGGTGGCGGCCGGTGCGGCTGGCATGTACGCTTTCGAGAACGGGCACGGCATCAAAACATACGGGGAGGCGGTGTGGTGGACGGTGATGCTGCTTACCTCCATCGGCAGCGACTACTTCCCGGTGACGCCGGAGGGGCGCGTGCTCTGCCTGTTGCTGGCCATGTACGGCTTCGCCGTGTTCGGCTATTTTACCGCCACGCTGGCCACCTTCTTTATCGACAGCGACGCGGAGAGCGATGAAAGCGAAGTAGCCGGTGCCCGGCAGGTGCAGGCGCTGCACCAGGAGATACGCCTGCTGCGCGAGGAACTGCAGACCGTGTTGCAGCAGGAACAGCGGCCTCCAGACCAGAACGCTCCCCCAATGGATATATAG